AGTGAATCTCCAGATCCTGTTGCGGTGTTTAAGAAGCAGCCGATTACAATAGTTGATACCAACAGTTTGCTATGTGAAGTGCCTCAAGGAGATTTCAAAGGGAAAGTCTTGCTTGGTGATAGAGGAACCTGCACATTTGAAGTGAAGGTGAACAATGCACGGGCTGCCGGTGCCAGTGGCGTGATAATCGGTAATAACGACGCTGATGCTTCTCTGGTTAGCATGGCTCTTGGAAGTGCTGCCGGAACCATTCCTGCAGTATTCATTGGTGGACCTGATAAGCTAAAACTGCGCAGTGCTATAAGCGCTGCTGGTGGCTCTCTGCAAGGTGTTTTTAGTGATGAAATTGCCACAGGTTATGCTGCTACTAACCCTAATGGTATGGCGAGCTTTACTTCCTGGGGTCCTGCGCCTAATATGGCGTTCAAACCCACTGTGGCAGCTCCAGGTGTTGCCATATTCTCTTCAACTCCAGGTAACCAATACGCTACCATGCAAGGAACATCCATGGCAGCTCCTCACGTAGCTGGTGCCATAGCTGTGATTAAACAAGCGCATCCTGATTGGACACCAGAGCAGATAAAACAAGCTTTGGTGAACACGGCAGAGCCCATATCAAAGTACAGCCCACGTGTCCAAGGAGAAGGCAGAATTAATGTCGCCAAGGCCGTCAAGAATAACGTGTTCATAACATACAACAATCAGCCTTACGGAGAATTAGGTGCACTTACGGGTAACAAGACCATTACGCTTACCATTACTAACAAAGGCTCTACAACATACACGGCTAACATCACTGGTTATGTAACCACCAGTTTGGAACAAATCGTCTATGGAAATCAGGGAGCAACATATACCGTTGGAAGCATTTCTACGCCTGCTTCGGTTACTGTTAATCCAGGGGCTACCAAGACGATTCATGTGACCATACAGCCTTCGACAAGTTGGTCGAATGTGTTCATTGAAGGAAGATTGCTGTTTACCTCAAGTGATGGGACCAGGGTATTCCCGTTCCTTGGATATTTCGGCAATTGGTCTCTTTATAGTGACAAGGACACAATCAACGGCGACAGCAAGTGGCCTGACAATAACAACATAATTGATTTGCCTTGGTGGAATGCTGATACATGGGAAGGGTTAACAGGCGTGTATTATCCATACGGCGGCAGACTTTACTACATTGGCAGAAAAGGTGGACAGTTTGAGCCTAAAGCCCTTGCGATAAGTGCTGGATCTGATTACAGTACATGGAATGATTCTCTGGTAGTTGGTCTTGGCATGCTCAGAAATGCTCGTGCTCTGACTATTTATGTTCTTGACAGTGCAGGCAAGGTTGTTAAGACCATAGTTTCAGAGAATTTTGTCCGTGCTGCCGTGAACTCTAGTGACAGTACTACTGCGGGCTTAAGGACGGGTTGGTCAAAGCTTTGGGAGTGGGATGGCACCGACCGTAACGGTAATTTTGTTCCAGAAGGGCAGTACACCATTAGAATAGTTGCCATGCCTGACCCACTTATCAGTGATGAAGCGAACTTGCTTCCTACTCAGGTTATGGATATACCTGTGAAAGTCGATAAAACGCCTCCAACTATTGAAGTGTCTCGCTTGGAAAATGCAGTAACATCCAGTCAGGATAGAGATGGTAGTGTAATTGTTCCTACTGCAAGTGTATTTAGCTTGGTAGTCACAGGAACCGACGAAAGCAGTATACTCACCTATTATTTCGGAGAGGAATGGATTCCTGCCGGAAGCGACCCACTTAATACTGCAATTATTGAGCTTCCTGTTCTTGAGACAGTCCGACAAATATCTGGGACTACGGACGTTGATGATGGGACCATTTTGGCTTTCGAAATAGATGCAGATGACGGTGCTGGCAACATTACGTACCCAGACAACACTATTACAGTGAATTTTGCATATGACAACCCACATACTGCATTAGAGCTCGAAAATTTTGAGGCTATCGCTGATGGGAAGTACCTAAAGGTTGGTTTTGATGTCCTTAATGCTCCAGGTGCTACTTACCAAATGACGATCAAAGATGGCAATGGTTCTGTGGTGCACACAGCGACTGGAGTTGTTACGGGTCTCGATACAGTAAGTCACCAGGAGGTTAAATACGAGATTACTAAGGGTGGCCAATACACAGTTGAGCTAACGGTCACGGACATATACGGCAACAGTGCTAGTGAGGATGGGACGGTTTCTTTCCTTAGCCCCATAATTTCCATACTTCCCGATGTGACGTTTATGGTGGTTAAGCAAGGCACTTCCACAGGAATTGCTGTGTCTGTTGAGGGAACTGCAAGTACGGGGACTGTCAGCTTGAACAGGATAACTGTGGAAGACGGTGAAGTGAAGACTACCGTCGTGAAGGCTGTAGCTTTTGACGGGAGGACTTTCAATGATACTGAGTTCATCGATAGCACTTTGGATGCTGGTAGGTATCAAGTGAATGTTGAAGTTGAGTCAATGTTTGGCCAGGTTTTCGCCAATTCCAGGCGTGTAGTGATTGATGGCCACGCGCCGGCGCTGGACGATGTCAAAGTAGTAAGCGACGTGGGTTCCATAACTTATAAATCAGAATTTAGCGATAACACCGTCGATGTGTCCGTGAGAACGGATGAAGATACCACTGGGCAACTCATTCTAAAGATATCGGACGATTACACATATTTTGATGTTTATCTTGACGACGACCACATTGGTGGCTGGGGCGACACTGGGGTTGGCGGAGAAGGAACATTCTTCGTACCTGTGAACTTAGATATTGGTTTAGAAGATACCTATGAATTACGACTTCTTGACGAAGCTGGCAATGAATCTACTTATACCATAAACCTTCGTGTGATGAGCAAGATGATCACTGACGTTAAACTCGAAGTAGAA
The genomic region above belongs to Coprothermobacter proteolyticus DSM 5265 and contains:
- a CDS encoding S8 family serine peptidase — translated: MSNVKKTISLILALVLIVTVLPLNVFAETPSASNAVNFGDLDQVKDQVIETIKNNAEKANVPVDTVDIGGGFVISKDVYEGIKALGGKAKVIVEVNQASFFDSWDTNLNAFKNEADKVHAEALNQVKSAVPNFVKQYDLYATLNGFTGVVTLDQLKDILSLAGKGRIAQVYISKPYHVDTVGEPISYESMQEIGVTPDMVNSAPLIGAPEAWNLGYTGAGTYVAVIDTGIDYTHENFGGYSSFPNAKIPYGYDFADGDNDPMDHNGHGTHVSGTIGGIGKAKFKDKDGNLVPLKGVAPDAKIIICKVFSDYGPYAYSADIVAAIEYLIQLKQNGVNVVAANMSLGSDKGFDDPTDPEQKAIKNGYLAGITFAISAGNEAYFEYALGPNYIGANAEGKYTSYIKDPARVGAPGASRYAITVAAVNNQGTVLQGQKLSFNNDYVMYLTSSESPDPVAVFKKQPITIVDTNSLLCEVPQGDFKGKVLLGDRGTCTFEVKVNNARAAGASGVIIGNNDADASLVSMALGSAAGTIPAVFIGGPDKLKLRSAISAAGGSLQGVFSDEIATGYAATNPNGMASFTSWGPAPNMAFKPTVAAPGVAIFSSTPGNQYATMQGTSMAAPHVAGAIAVIKQAHPDWTPEQIKQALVNTAEPISKYSPRVQGEGRINVAKAVKNNVFITYNNQPYGELGALTGNKTITLTITNKGSTTYTANITGYVTTSLEQIVYGNQGATYTVGSISTPASVTVNPGATKTIHVTIQPSTSWSNVFIEGRLLFTSSDGTRVFPFLGYFGNWSLYSDKDTINGDSKWPDNNNIIDLPWWNADTWEGLTGVYYPYGGRLYYIGRKGGQFEPKALAISAGSDYSTWNDSLVVGLGMLRNARALTIYVLDSAGKVVKTIVSENFVRAAVNSSDSTTAGLRTGWSKLWEWDGTDRNGNFVPEGQYTIRIVAMPDPLISDEANLLPTQVMDIPVKVDKTPPTIEVSRLENAVTSSQDRDGSVIVPTASVFSLVVTGTDESSILTYYFGEEWIPAGSDPLNTAIIELPVLETVRQISGTTDVDDGTILAFEIDADDGAGNITYPDNTITVNFAYDNPHTALELENFEAIADGKYLKVGFDVLNAPGATYQMTIKDGNGSVVHTATGVVTGLDTVSHQEVKYEITKGGQYTVELTVTDIYGNSASEDGTVSFLSPIISILPDVTFMVVKQGTSTGIAVSVEGTASTGTVSLNRITVEDGEVKTTVVKAVAFDGRTFNDTEFIDSTLDAGRYQVNVEVESMFGQVFANSRRVVIDGHAPALDDVKVVSDVGSITYKSEFSDNTVDVSVRTDEDTTGQLILKISDDYTYFDVYLDDDHIGGWGDTGVGGEGTFFVPVNLDIGLEDTYELRLLDEAGNESTYTINLRVMSKMITDVKLEVEGQEIYPEHGGTYTVISAPPVSGTLTFGLSEDYEIESVSVMVNETEVATESPATLTFTQAGEYTIQIRAEDNLGEKETFEFTLEVIEDRPPEIQNVTLESAGRVLELADGGEYEITLPLPVEGVLTFEASDDDEVASISVKLNGEEVATESPATLTFEEAGEYAIEITAVDSAGQITTFTSTLRVIEDVPAIIENVMLVIDDETIEPVNGGEYEITLPLPAEGLLTFDVSDDVDVASTSVKLNGTEVGNSSPVTLNFTAAGTYVVQIVAVDSAGQTSTFEFTLNVVEEIISTSFELKLEAGLNYFGLPIYVDKTLGEILPGAKVYRRSGTSWVLATSEKPMAYAVYRVSLTEAKTVELVGEPFEPSSFTLKRNTSNYISIPQMSPVNANDLFGGALTSISVITTGGTMVKVTDGVMLPGKAYVVVVSKDVTINLPSLMPR